A genomic window from Pirellulales bacterium includes:
- a CDS encoding DUF3592 domain-containing protein: MARWLGTRFYVKKRRGRRTGSPALGGLGLGLFFAALFAVGVGLFVMLLVEIALPEWAANHQFLEARAVVLKKRIGESTSADAAYRPEILIRYQVEDEAYETWSYDVTRNYASNRDEQQKILDRFVIGQQYPCWYNPHDPSQAVLVRGYSWGSWLMLLLPLSFVVVGGGGLAYTLLNAGKSAERRAAPGRISSSLDFLDTLRDTASDYPFVPRDTNLTNSPGTTLAFRLPLETAPTWALVVGLAVALVACAVSIYFLFVGIHGHFTGDHDWVLTLFSGVGTPVAIFLAVYMARQVLVATGVGPTLVEISDHPLLPGREYEVYLSQAGRLRMNLLELLLVCDEKATFQQGTNTRTEVRRVHQEQLHRHEEFEILPGAPLAARLKFQIPALAMHSFKAPHNEVFWRMIVRGNVQGWPDFERHFPLVVHPPHGREGDA; the protein is encoded by the coding sequence TTGGCCCGCTGGCTTGGAACACGTTTCTACGTCAAGAAGCGGCGCGGCCGCCGGACCGGTTCGCCAGCGCTCGGTGGCCTGGGGCTGGGGCTCTTCTTCGCTGCGCTGTTTGCGGTGGGAGTCGGCCTGTTCGTCATGCTGCTGGTCGAGATCGCCCTGCCGGAATGGGCCGCGAACCACCAGTTTCTGGAAGCTCGTGCCGTGGTGCTCAAGAAACGCATCGGCGAGAGCACCAGCGCGGACGCCGCCTATCGGCCCGAGATCCTGATCCGCTACCAGGTAGAAGACGAGGCCTACGAGACGTGGAGCTACGACGTCACGCGCAACTATGCGAGCAACCGTGACGAGCAGCAAAAGATTCTCGATCGCTTCGTGATCGGCCAGCAGTATCCCTGTTGGTACAACCCGCACGATCCCTCGCAAGCCGTGCTGGTGCGCGGCTACAGTTGGGGTTCGTGGCTGATGCTGTTGCTGCCCCTCAGCTTTGTCGTGGTGGGAGGGGGCGGTTTGGCGTATACGCTGCTGAATGCCGGCAAGTCGGCCGAACGCCGCGCGGCGCCGGGCCGCATTTCATCAAGTCTCGATTTTCTCGACACCCTGCGCGACACGGCGAGCGACTATCCTTTCGTGCCACGCGATACGAATCTCACGAACAGTCCCGGTACGACCCTGGCCTTTCGGCTCCCGCTCGAGACGGCGCCCACCTGGGCGCTCGTGGTCGGTTTGGCGGTGGCGCTCGTGGCGTGCGCCGTCTCGATCTACTTTCTCTTCGTCGGCATTCATGGCCATTTCACCGGAGATCACGATTGGGTGCTCACGCTCTTCTCGGGCGTCGGCACGCCGGTGGCCATCTTCCTGGCGGTGTATATGGCACGGCAGGTGTTGGTTGCCACGGGCGTGGGACCGACGCTGGTCGAGATCTCCGATCATCCGCTACTCCCCGGCCGGGAGTACGAGGTTTATCTCTCGCAGGCGGGGCGTTTGCGCATGAACTTGCTCGAGCTGCTCCTGGTGTGCGACGAGAAGGCCACGTTCCAGCAGGGGACGAACACGCGCACCGAGGTGCGGCGCGTGCATCAAGAACAGTTGCATCGCCACGAGGAGTTCGAGATTCTGCCCGGCGCCCCATTGGCGGCGCGACTCAAATTCCAGATTCCGGCCCTCGCCATGCACTCGTTCAAGGCGCCCCATAACGAAGTGTTCTGGCGCATGATCGTGCGCGGCAACGTGCAAGGTTGGCCCGACTTCGAGCGGCACTTTCCGCTCGTCGTGCATCCGCCCCACGGACGCGAGGGGGACGCATGA
- a CDS encoding PQQ-binding-like beta-propeller repeat protein gives MAVAFVLCGGGCHEAMEPVAAPGAPAHAGDEPTPQASPPAGHSAERPATSQGQWPGWRGPGGRSIAPATKLPAEWPSGKLAPRWSAALGSGWSSPIVADGRVFVTDREGNRERTLAFDTDTGEPLWESSSPVDFEPHDVGQRHGNGPKSTCCHAEGKVYSLGIAGRLKCLEAATGKIVWEKLLPAEFGQKAPLPRGRAYVNGTENVIVPIGDGQGAPVPLFGYTGSPTIAGRLLILEVGGARGGTLMAFDRHTGEVVWKSLEENVSYSSPIVAELAGVPQVIAMTGPRIVGLDLRDGRLLWSHPFQIQYDESISTPVAADDMVFVTADHRPLTALRLERDGDGMRKSVAWENRDLSSYLSSMLAHAGHIYGMNDGGEWAAVRIADGKTAWVDGDHGYYCSPVLAGNVLLGLNEDASIQVIAATPDSYQEQGEFIVAKKATWSAPALVDGRLYIRSEDTLATFDLAP, from the coding sequence GTGGCAGTTGCGTTCGTCCTGTGCGGCGGCGGTTGCCACGAAGCGATGGAGCCTGTGGCCGCACCCGGCGCGCCCGCGCACGCTGGGGACGAGCCGACGCCGCAAGCGTCGCCACCAGCAGGGCATTCCGCCGAACGCCCCGCGACCTCCCAGGGTCAATGGCCCGGTTGGCGAGGACCTGGCGGACGAAGTATCGCCCCCGCGACGAAGCTTCCTGCCGAATGGCCCTCGGGCAAACTCGCGCCTCGCTGGAGCGCAGCGCTGGGCAGCGGCTGGTCTTCGCCCATCGTCGCCGACGGCCGCGTGTTCGTCACCGACCGCGAGGGTAATCGCGAGCGGACCTTGGCCTTCGATACCGATACCGGCGAGCCGTTGTGGGAATCGAGCTCGCCGGTCGATTTTGAACCGCACGACGTGGGGCAACGCCACGGCAACGGTCCCAAGAGCACCTGCTGCCATGCCGAGGGCAAGGTCTACAGCCTGGGAATCGCCGGACGGCTAAAATGCCTCGAAGCCGCGACGGGAAAGATCGTGTGGGAGAAGCTTCTTCCGGCGGAGTTTGGCCAGAAAGCTCCCCTGCCCCGCGGTCGCGCGTACGTCAACGGGACGGAAAACGTGATCGTGCCGATCGGTGATGGCCAGGGGGCGCCCGTGCCGCTGTTCGGTTACACCGGGTCGCCCACGATCGCCGGACGCCTGTTGATTCTCGAGGTGGGGGGCGCGCGGGGGGGCACGCTCATGGCCTTCGACCGCCACACGGGCGAAGTCGTCTGGAAGTCGCTCGAGGAGAATGTGTCGTACAGCTCGCCCATCGTGGCCGAACTGGCCGGCGTGCCGCAAGTGATCGCCATGACGGGCCCGCGCATCGTGGGGCTCGACCTGCGCGACGGTCGCCTGTTATGGAGCCATCCGTTTCAGATCCAATACGACGAGAGCATCAGCACCCCCGTGGCCGCGGACGACATGGTCTTCGTCACGGCCGATCATCGCCCGCTGACGGCGTTGCGCCTCGAGCGCGACGGCGACGGCATGCGCAAGAGTGTGGCCTGGGAAAACCGTGACCTGTCGAGCTACCTGTCGTCGATGCTGGCCCATGCTGGCCACATCTACGGCATGAACGACGGCGGCGAATGGGCCGCGGTTCGCATCGCCGACGGCAAGACCGCCTGGGTCGATGGCGACCACGGCTACTACTGTTCGCCCGTGTTGGCGGGCAACGTGCTGCTGGGGCTCAATGAAGATGCCTCGATCCAGGTGATCGCGGCCACGCCGGACAGTTACCAGGAACAAGGGGAGTTCATCGTGGCGAAGAAAGCCACCTGGTCGGCCCCGGCGCTGGTCGATGGCCGTCTCTACATTCGTAGCGAAGATACGCTGGCGACGTTCGACCTCGCGCCGTGA
- the fhcD gene encoding formylmethanofuran--tetrahydromethanopterin N-formyltransferase: MHIGPTEIEDTFAEAFGMKCTRVLVTADDDEWLEAAVRASTGYASSVIGCDAEAGVERFLPAKETPDGRPGVSLLFWGFSTEALTKAVPQRVGQCLMTCATTSVFDGMPDAERRIPLGKHLRYFGDGFQKSKVIAGRRYWRVPVMDGEFLVEESLGAVDGVGGGNLILQAVDRATGTAAARRAVTAIAKVPGAVAPFPGGVVRSGSKVGSRYKALRASTNEAFCPTLRGRVDSALLDGVNCAYEIVIDGVNETAVARAMAEAIRAAAGPGVPRIGAAHFGGKLGKFHFHLHKLLGE; the protein is encoded by the coding sequence ATGCACATCGGTCCCACGGAGATTGAAGACACTTTTGCCGAGGCCTTCGGCATGAAGTGTACGCGCGTTCTTGTCACGGCCGATGACGACGAGTGGCTTGAGGCTGCGGTTCGCGCCTCGACCGGGTATGCCTCGTCGGTGATCGGCTGCGATGCGGAAGCTGGCGTCGAGCGGTTTCTGCCAGCCAAGGAAACGCCCGACGGGCGGCCCGGTGTCTCCCTGCTCTTCTGGGGCTTCTCGACCGAGGCACTGACCAAGGCCGTGCCCCAGCGCGTCGGCCAATGCCTGATGACCTGCGCGACGACGTCGGTCTTCGACGGGATGCCCGACGCCGAACGCCGCATCCCGCTCGGCAAGCATTTGCGTTATTTCGGCGACGGATTTCAGAAGAGCAAGGTGATCGCGGGCCGGCGCTACTGGCGCGTGCCGGTGATGGATGGCGAGTTTCTCGTCGAGGAGTCGCTCGGCGCGGTCGATGGCGTTGGAGGCGGCAATCTGATTCTACAAGCGGTCGATCGCGCGACGGGCACCGCGGCGGCGCGACGCGCCGTGACTGCCATCGCCAAGGTACCGGGTGCGGTTGCTCCTTTCCCGGGAGGCGTTGTTCGTAGCGGCAGCAAGGTCGGCTCGCGCTACAAGGCCCTGCGCGCCTCGACGAACGAGGCCTTCTGCCCCACCTTGCGGGGCCGTGTCGATTCCGCGTTGCTCGACGGCGTGAACTGCGCCTACGAGATCGTCATCGACGGCGTCAACGAGACAGCGGTCGCACGAGCGATGGCCGAGGCGATCCGCGCCGCGGCCGGGCCGGGCGTGCCGCGCATCGGCGCCGCCCACTTCGGCGGCAAACTCGGCAAGTTTCACTTCCACCTGCACAAACTGCTGGGTGAGTAG
- a CDS encoding formylmethanofuran dehydrogenase subunit B, which produces MPVGFLLIVGYSQRYGVGVAGSVLALGNPAEGETVRLAPQDAARLELATGDRVRLVSSHGVCEVSVAVVAHDELPPGLLFLPIGEASALLLGDETEATGMPIGKGIAVRLERCSSPARDAKQVAATSPIADTSPRAHASSLTVLEDAVCPFCSCTCDDLTLHVAQNAVVAVDRACELGRAGFLHAAKLLPADDEPACLVRGKPASLDEAIDAAAAILADSRYPVVFGLGDTNCEAQRAAVALADQLGANLDTTTSLCHGPSAVALQNIGEPTATLGEIRHRADLVIFWGWNPAESHPRHFERYSLDPAGNFLRDGRRSRTAVLVDVRRTPTAEAVDRFLRIKPHRDFEALWTLRALAQDLPLDAEQVERDTGISLAEWQSLMSQMRRARFGVILFGLGLTTTRGKHLNVEAMMALSRDMNRHTRFICKPMRGYSNLTGADNVLAWRCGFPFAVNYARGYPRFGPGEFTMADLLARREVDAALVVSGDPLTQYNAEAREHLRGIPTVVLDPRETETSRAATVSFRTAILGVQTGGTVYRMDEVPFTLRAATTSKLPSDHEVLVRLERRLQEGRAEPRQVACP; this is translated from the coding sequence ATGCCTGTTGGTTTCCTCTTGATCGTCGGCTATTCACAGCGCTACGGCGTGGGCGTGGCGGGTAGTGTCTTGGCGCTCGGCAATCCTGCCGAGGGGGAGACCGTGCGCCTCGCGCCCCAGGACGCCGCGCGACTCGAGCTCGCCACGGGTGATCGCGTGCGGCTCGTCTCCTCGCACGGCGTCTGTGAAGTCTCTGTCGCCGTCGTTGCCCACGACGAATTGCCGCCGGGCCTGCTTTTCCTCCCCATCGGCGAAGCCTCGGCACTTTTACTCGGCGATGAAACCGAGGCCACCGGCATGCCGATCGGCAAGGGGATCGCCGTCCGCCTCGAACGATGTTCGTCGCCGGCGCGCGATGCGAAGCAAGTTGCCGCCACATCGCCGATTGCTGATACTTCGCCGCGCGCACACGCGAGCTCACTCACGGTGCTGGAAGACGCCGTCTGCCCATTCTGCAGTTGCACGTGTGATGACCTCACGTTGCACGTGGCGCAGAACGCGGTCGTCGCCGTCGATCGGGCGTGCGAGCTTGGCCGCGCCGGCTTCCTGCACGCGGCAAAACTACTGCCGGCCGACGACGAGCCGGCCTGTCTCGTGCGCGGCAAGCCGGCGTCGCTCGACGAAGCCATCGACGCGGCCGCCGCCATTCTGGCCGACTCGCGCTACCCGGTGGTCTTCGGCCTGGGCGACACGAACTGCGAGGCACAACGCGCCGCCGTCGCGCTGGCCGATCAACTGGGGGCGAATCTCGATACGACGACCAGTCTCTGCCATGGACCGTCGGCCGTGGCCCTGCAAAACATCGGCGAGCCGACGGCCACGCTGGGCGAGATTCGTCACCGCGCGGACCTGGTGATCTTCTGGGGGTGGAACCCGGCCGAAAGTCATCCGCGCCACTTCGAGCGCTATAGCCTCGATCCGGCGGGCAATTTTCTCCGCGATGGTCGCCGCAGCCGCACCGCCGTGCTGGTGGACGTGCGCCGGACGCCGACGGCGGAGGCCGTCGATCGCTTCCTGCGCATCAAGCCGCATCGTGATTTCGAGGCCCTGTGGACTCTGCGCGCCCTTGCGCAAGATCTACCGCTCGACGCCGAGCAGGTCGAACGCGACACGGGCATTTCGCTCGCCGAATGGCAATCGCTGATGTCCCAGATGCGCCGCGCACGTTTCGGCGTCATTCTCTTCGGCCTGGGCCTGACGACCACTCGGGGCAAGCATCTGAACGTCGAGGCGATGATGGCCCTCTCGCGCGACATGAATCGCCACACGCGATTCATCTGCAAACCGATGCGCGGCTACAGCAACCTGACCGGCGCCGACAACGTGCTCGCCTGGCGCTGCGGTTTTCCCTTCGCGGTGAATTACGCGCGCGGTTATCCCCGTTTCGGACCAGGCGAGTTCACCATGGCCGATCTTCTCGCACGCCGCGAAGTCGACGCGGCGCTCGTCGTCTCGGGCGATCCGCTGACGCAATACAACGCCGAGGCACGCGAGCACCTGCGCGGCATTCCCACCGTCGTGCTTGATCCTCGCGAGACGGAGACCTCGCGCGCGGCAACCGTCTCGTTTCGTACCGCGATCTTGGGCGTGCAGACAGGGGGCACAGTTTATCGCATGGACGAAGTTCCCTTCACGCTACGTGCCGCCACCACGTCGAAGTTGCCGAGCGATCACGAGGTGCTCGTGCGCCTCGAGCGTCGCCTGCAAGAAGGGCGCGCCGAGCCAAGGCAGGTGGCCTGTCCATGA
- a CDS encoding DNA-directed RNA polymerase subunit alpha, with protein sequence MTRIPLNRSEGDEHSLKMRLEMSTAEIGLSVRTTNCLEERGIFTVEDLLNCTPNDLLSISNFGEKTLEEVYKSLEGIGFYRTLRPRRAAVAMAV encoded by the coding sequence ATGACACGTATCCCGCTGAATCGCAGCGAGGGGGACGAACACAGCCTGAAGATGCGCCTCGAGATGAGCACGGCCGAGATCGGACTTTCGGTCCGCACGACCAACTGCCTCGAGGAACGCGGCATCTTTACGGTCGAAGACCTGTTGAACTGCACGCCGAACGATTTGCTCAGCATCTCGAACTTCGGCGAAAAGACGCTGGAAGAAGTCTACAAGTCGCTCGAAGGAATCGGCTTCTATCGCACGTTGCGACCCCGCCGTGCTGCCGTCGCGATGGCCGTCTGA
- a CDS encoding formylmethanofuran dehydrogenase subunit A, whose amino-acid sequence MTTSLLKIAGGTLYDPANNIDGEVRDLWIREGRIIAAPQDPSTRADRTIDARGMAVMPGGIDMHCHIAGPKVNMARKLRPEEKRRGVAVPRTERTLSGLLGSSPTTFATGYKYAGLGYTTAFDAAIPPLFARHAHEELADTPCLDKGFFVLVGNNHYVMESLAAGEYERTRAYLGWLLGATKSYACKLVNPGGVEMWKQHASGNVEGLDTVVDHFNVTPRTILREVARAADELRLPHPVHIHANNLGLPGNWSTTLETMRALEGHRGHLTHIQFHSYAGGEGDETTFGSRVKELAEYVNAHQNITVDVGQVMFGETTSMTGDGPLGYYLHQVYGTKWFSADTELEAGCGIAPIEYRQKSLVHAWQWAIGLEWFLLVDDPWRVALSTDHPNGASFLAYPQIIRLLMDRTYRRDALAQVNPKIRAGSVLAELDREYTLGEICTITRAAPARMLGLKHKGHLGPGADADITIYTPHANREVMFSLPRLVMKAGQVIVEEGDIRAPLAGRTLYVAPDYDREAEREIARWFDEHATMRFRNYPVADSYLHGAEEIDCRAE is encoded by the coding sequence ATGACGACGTCGCTGCTCAAGATCGCCGGCGGCACCCTCTACGACCCGGCGAACAACATCGATGGTGAAGTACGCGATCTCTGGATCCGCGAGGGGCGCATCATCGCCGCGCCGCAGGACCCCAGCACGCGGGCCGACCGCACGATCGACGCACGCGGCATGGCCGTCATGCCGGGGGGCATCGACATGCACTGTCATATCGCCGGGCCGAAGGTGAACATGGCCCGCAAGCTGCGCCCCGAGGAAAAACGCCGCGGCGTCGCCGTGCCTCGTACGGAGCGAACGCTGAGCGGCCTGCTGGGAAGTTCTCCCACCACGTTCGCGACGGGCTACAAATACGCCGGCCTGGGTTACACCACCGCGTTCGACGCGGCGATCCCACCCCTGTTCGCGCGCCACGCGCACGAGGAGCTGGCCGACACCCCCTGCCTCGACAAGGGCTTCTTCGTCCTGGTGGGCAACAACCATTACGTGATGGAGTCGCTCGCCGCCGGTGAATACGAGCGCACGCGCGCTTACCTCGGCTGGCTGCTCGGCGCCACGAAAAGTTACGCCTGCAAGCTGGTCAATCCCGGCGGCGTCGAAATGTGGAAGCAACACGCCTCGGGCAACGTCGAGGGGCTCGATACCGTCGTCGATCATTTCAACGTCACGCCGCGAACGATCCTGCGCGAGGTGGCGCGTGCGGCCGATGAATTGCGACTGCCGCATCCCGTTCACATCCATGCCAATAATCTCGGCTTGCCTGGCAACTGGAGCACGACGCTCGAAACGATGCGGGCGTTGGAAGGTCACCGCGGCCATCTCACGCACATTCAGTTCCACAGTTATGCCGGCGGCGAAGGGGACGAGACGACCTTCGGCTCGCGCGTCAAGGAGCTGGCCGAGTACGTGAACGCGCACCAGAACATCACGGTCGACGTCGGACAAGTGATGTTCGGCGAAACGACGAGCATGACCGGCGACGGCCCGCTCGGCTATTACCTGCACCAGGTCTACGGCACCAAGTGGTTCAGTGCCGATACGGAACTCGAGGCGGGCTGCGGTATCGCGCCGATCGAGTATCGCCAGAAGAGCCTGGTCCACGCCTGGCAATGGGCGATCGGTCTCGAATGGTTTCTGCTGGTGGACGATCCGTGGCGCGTCGCGCTGAGCACCGACCACCCCAACGGCGCGTCGTTTCTGGCCTATCCGCAGATCATTCGTCTGCTGATGGACCGCACCTATCGTCGCGACGCCCTGGCGCAAGTGAACCCCAAGATCCGCGCCGGCAGCGTACTGGCGGAACTGGATCGCGAGTACACGCTGGGAGAGATCTGCACGATCACCCGAGCTGCGCCTGCCCGCATGTTGGGCTTAAAGCACAAGGGGCATCTCGGACCGGGCGCGGACGCCGATATCACGATCTACACGCCGCACGCCAACCGGGAGGTGATGTTCTCCTTGCCGCGGCTCGTGATGAAAGCGGGGCAGGTGATCGTCGAAGAGGGGGACATCCGGGCTCCCCTGGCCGGACGCACGCTCTACGTAGCGCCGGACTACGATCGCGAGGCGGAGCGCGAGATCGCGCGTTGGTTCGACGAGCACGCCACGATGCGCTTCCGTAATTACCCCGTCGCCGACAGCTATCTGCACGGGGCGGAAGAGATCGACTGCCGGGCGGAATAG
- a CDS encoding ABC transporter ATP-binding protein, producing the protein MELAKGSVDRLAARPMIRVVDVTQHYGVRPVLRDLSLDVQPGELVVLMGPNGMGKTTLMNVIGGGLSPQRGYVEIDGQRRRSTAEVELAIRKKVVYLADRPWLPMRATGREILLAVGRLYNVDATWLIDHVQLLLELFELHECGDSPLRDCSAGQQKKIALCSALVTEAPLMLLDEPFSGGLDPAGLLVMKRLLRQLATERGRTIVLATPVPELVDELGARIVLLGDGRIVADGSAEQLRTESGREGPLEEVVATMIAPKSFGAIERYFQETKR; encoded by the coding sequence ATGGAACTTGCCAAGGGATCGGTCGACCGTCTGGCAGCGAGGCCGATGATCCGAGTCGTCGACGTGACGCAACACTACGGCGTGCGGCCCGTGTTGCGCGATCTCAGTCTCGACGTGCAGCCGGGCGAGTTGGTGGTGTTGATGGGACCCAACGGCATGGGCAAGACCACCTTGATGAATGTCATCGGCGGCGGCTTATCGCCGCAGCGAGGCTACGTCGAGATCGACGGCCAACGCCGCCGCAGCACGGCCGAAGTCGAGCTGGCGATTCGAAAAAAGGTCGTCTACCTGGCTGACCGACCGTGGCTGCCGATGCGCGCTACCGGACGCGAGATCCTGCTGGCCGTGGGGCGGTTGTACAACGTCGATGCCACGTGGTTGATTGACCACGTGCAATTGTTGCTCGAACTGTTCGAACTGCACGAGTGTGGCGACTCGCCCCTACGCGATTGCTCGGCCGGACAACAAAAGAAGATCGCGCTTTGTTCCGCACTGGTGACCGAGGCGCCCCTCATGCTGCTCGACGAACCGTTTTCTGGCGGTCTCGATCCGGCGGGCCTGCTCGTCATGAAGCGCTTGTTGCGGCAACTTGCGACGGAAAGGGGCCGCACGATCGTGTTGGCTACCCCGGTGCCGGAACTGGTCGATGAACTAGGCGCGCGGATTGTTCTCCTCGGGGATGGACGCATCGTGGCCGATGGATCGGCCGAACAACTGCGAACAGAGTCAGGTCGCGAGGGACCTTTGGAGGAAGTGGTGGCGACGATGATCGCGCCGAAGTCGTTCGGAGCGATCGAACGATATTTCCAGGAAACGAAGCGATGA
- a CDS encoding UvrD-helicase domain-containing protein — protein MDDLLAHLTSAQREAAEHREGPLLILAGPGSGKTRVVTHRIANLLRSGVPGWQILALTFTNKAAGEMRERVEALAPGSDVWTSTFHRFCAKLLRKYASHVGLPENYTIYDTADAGKALRNTLEDLQLDESRFTPDQVAHAISWAKNNLISAEEYEPRPGHPLGKIVAVVYPAYQQKLLTSGAVDFDDLLLHVARMLRDNAELRATLDERFRYIMVDEYQDTNLAQYAIVRAMSIDHPNLAVTGDPDQSIYGWRGANLSNILDFERDYPDVHVVRLEQNYRSTKSILRVAAALISHNRRRKEKALFTENDEGSLVRFTTYPTQREEALAIASEIADQVRAGHRRPRDFAIFYRMNALSRSLELALHEMHVPYQMVNGLEFYKRQEIKDVLAYLQLLNNPRDEIAFTRMVNTPPRGIGKSTIARLREHAERRGIPLLEAARESGLVEGLPKRAAVAVARFVAMFDRFALLAQGPVSRLITSVLAESGYRTKLEESDSEEDQERLANVEELLTAAHEFDENYHGENRLETFLEDASLVNETDAWEVSDDRVTLMTLHASKGLEFPVVFLLAVEQGLIPHERSQEHPDQLEEERRLLFVGMTRAQEELWLSRAEFRDFRGQRRMSIPSSFLLEIPQDALEFAGATRSELLAPPPASKLGSDRASLLATMAARGTGIRLTTAAQLAGGEMGEGPRHDPLAFEPGMLVCHPVYGLGTIVDLSGQGRHRRAVVEFVPDVGRRNFVLVNSDLQPVKSGGSS, from the coding sequence GTGGACGATCTGCTAGCACATCTCACCAGTGCCCAGCGCGAGGCGGCCGAGCATCGCGAAGGCCCCCTGCTCATCCTCGCCGGACCGGGCAGCGGCAAAACGCGCGTCGTCACGCACCGCATCGCGAACCTGTTGCGTTCGGGCGTGCCGGGCTGGCAGATCCTGGCCCTGACCTTTACGAACAAGGCGGCGGGTGAGATGCGCGAACGGGTCGAAGCGCTCGCCCCCGGTTCCGACGTCTGGACCAGCACGTTCCACCGCTTCTGCGCCAAGCTTCTGCGCAAGTACGCCTCGCACGTCGGCCTGCCCGAGAACTACACGATCTACGACACGGCCGACGCGGGCAAAGCCCTGCGCAACACGCTCGAGGACCTGCAGCTCGACGAGTCCCGTTTCACGCCCGACCAGGTGGCCCACGCCATCAGTTGGGCCAAGAACAACCTGATCTCGGCCGAGGAATACGAGCCCCGCCCCGGCCATCCGCTGGGGAAGATCGTGGCGGTCGTCTATCCCGCCTACCAGCAGAAGCTGCTCACGAGCGGGGCGGTCGACTTCGACGACCTGCTGCTCCACGTGGCCCGCATGCTGCGCGACAACGCCGAGTTGCGCGCCACGCTCGACGAACGCTTTCGCTACATCATGGTCGACGAATACCAGGACACGAACCTGGCGCAGTATGCGATCGTGCGCGCCATGTCGATCGATCACCCGAACCTGGCGGTGACGGGAGACCCCGATCAATCGATCTACGGCTGGCGTGGGGCGAACCTGAGCAACATTCTCGATTTCGAGCGCGACTACCCCGATGTACACGTCGTGCGGCTCGAGCAGAACTATCGCAGCACGAAGTCGATCTTGCGCGTGGCGGCGGCGCTGATCTCGCACAACCGGCGTCGGAAGGAGAAAGCGCTCTTCACCGAGAACGACGAAGGAAGCCTGGTCCGCTTCACGACCTATCCCACGCAGCGTGAAGAAGCGCTCGCCATTGCCAGCGAGATCGCCGACCAGGTGCGCGCCGGCCATCGTCGTCCGCGCGACTTTGCCATCTTCTACCGCATGAATGCGCTGTCGCGTTCGCTCGAGCTCGCCCTGCACGAAATGCACGTCCCCTACCAGATGGTCAACGGGCTCGAGTTCTACAAACGGCAGGAAATCAAAGACGTGCTCGCGTACCTGCAATTGTTGAACAACCCGCGCGATGAGATCGCCTTTACCCGTATGGTGAACACGCCCCCGCGGGGTATCGGCAAGTCGACGATCGCTCGGCTGCGCGAGCACGCGGAAAGGCGCGGCATCCCCCTGCTCGAGGCGGCCCGCGAAAGCGGACTGGTCGAAGGGCTGCCCAAGCGTGCCGCGGTGGCCGTGGCCAGGTTCGTGGCCATGTTCGATCGCTTCGCCCTGCTCGCCCAAGGACCGGTCTCCCGGTTGATCACCAGCGTCCTGGCCGAATCGGGCTACCGCACCAAGCTCGAAGAATCCGATTCGGAAGAAGACCAGGAGCGTCTGGCGAACGTCGAGGAATTGCTCACCGCTGCCCACGAGTTCGACGAGAACTACCACGGCGAGAATCGACTGGAGACGTTTCTTGAAGACGCCAGTCTCGTCAACGAAACCGACGCCTGGGAGGTGAGCGACGACCGCGTCACGCTGATGACGCTGCACGCCTCGAAGGGGCTCGAGTTTCCGGTCGTGTTCCTGCTGGCCGTCGAACAGGGGTTAATCCCCCACGAACGCAGCCAGGAACATCCCGATCAGCTCGAGGAAGAGCGCCGGCTGTTGTTCGTGGGCATGACCCGCGCCCAGGAAGAGCTTTGGCTGAGCCGTGCCGAGTTTCGCGACTTTCGGGGCCAGCGGCGGATGTCGATCCCCAGCTCGTTCCTGCTCGAGATTCCGCAGGACGCGCTGGAGTTTGCCGGGGCCACGCGGAGCGAATTGCTCGCGCCACCCCCCGCCTCGAAACTGGGCTCCGATCGCGCCAGCCTGCTGGCCACGATGGCGGCGCGTGGCACGGGCATACGCCTGACCACGGCGGCACAACTGGCCGGTGGCGAAATGGGCGAAGGTCCGCGCCACGATCCACTCGCCTTCGAACCAGGCATGCTCGTGTGCCATCCCGTGTATGGCTTGGGCACGATCGTCGATCTCAGCGGCCAAGGTCGCCATCGCCGCGCGGTGGTCGAGTTTGTGCCCGATGTCGGTCGGCGCAATTTCGTGTTGGTGAACAGTGATCTACAACCGGTGAAGTCTGGCGGTTCGTCCTGA